A genomic segment from Salvia splendens isolate huo1 chromosome 13, SspV2, whole genome shotgun sequence encodes:
- the LOC121760109 gene encoding trichohyalin-like isoform X2, with the protein MMDFLQTRCSEIESRKRKLDAAWDSVSERMRDADFREGALNKRQWELEERQKRFFVFEDVKMRELASCEEELEHRNAAAEEHVQLLIMERAEVGETRRRAGERLAIIEATKESLRFERQTLAEKEERFDAMINALKEKELFIEENMRGIALKKDNLDEKWKEIGEEQARLADEKSRGQKLFKHCFMERIEVAENKLEQVRLKMDSKFGEIGCRDNAGWESLALSIKEADLVRESVEKKLEELERMRTEFISFQEEKARELASKEQLLDAMTEKLVEDAELSNQELIEREKLGHSLLERLQLAKENVEGLKTSVENRFYEADEKMRKLASEEQLLDSRSEKVFRDAELMNEELIEREKLGRQLLDRLCSVKDSVEGLKAAADQRFIEVSLKETDLDSLRNWVEKKMDEADLKEREVEEQGRRIAEKEGRLISKEKELEVRHKVRSEKLDSRENSLKEFTRNCFKEHRAIKRELRTEKDLVEKRVRDLDEREQRLYHAQEELEFKEKQMRESFKLLEYKHHHPTDVFIAPIEIEPDESVDLKFMVRMDGKTLQMFLNDREKEFDSMVDEIFKVLHLSSDPAKLVLDAMAGFYPPRLREEDVEYNVRRTCIILLGQLIKLSPTIRPHVREEAIELATSWKSQLKAASQNAKSQEVLGFLCLLSAFDLASYFDVDDLSSFLMVGQYKEALGLE; encoded by the coding sequence ATGATGGATTTTCTGCAAACACGATGCTCGGAGATTGAGTCGAGGAAACGGAAATTGGACGCGGCTTGGGACTCGGTGTCGGAGAGGATGCGTGACGCCGATTTTCGGGAAGGAGCGCTGAATAAACGGCAGTGGGAATTGGAGGAGAGGCAGAAGAGGTTCTTCGTGTTCGAAGACGTGAAAATGAGGGAACTGGCCTCTTGCGAAGAGGAGCTGGAACATCGTAACGCTGCGGCGGAGGAGCATGTTCAGTTGCTTATTATGGAAAGGGCTGAAGTGGGAGAAACTAGGCGGCGGGCGGGAGAGAGGTTGGCTATTATTGAGGCTACGAAGGAGAGCTTGAGGTTTGAAAGACAAACTTTAGCGGAGAAGGAGGAGAGATTCGATGCGATGATCAATGCGTTGAAGGAGAAAGAGTTGTTCATAGAGGAGAACATGAGAGGAATTGCATTGAAAAAAGATAATTTGGACGAGAAGTGGAAAGAGATTGGTGAGGAGCAGGCTAGATTGGCTGACGAAAAGTCTAGGGGCCAAAAACTGTTTAAGCATTGCTTCATGGAGAGGATAGAGGTGGCAGAAAATAAACTTGAGCAGGTGAGGTTGAAGATGGATAGCAAGTTTGGGGAGATTGGATGTAGGGACAATGCAGGTTGGGAATCGTTGGCGTTGAGTATAAAAGAAGCTGATTTGGTTAGGGAATCGGTGGAGAAAAAGTTGGAGGAGTTGGAGAGGATGAGGACAGAATTCATTTCATTCCAAGAGGAGAAAGCTAGAGAGTTGGCTTCAAAAGAGCAGTTACTAGATGCAATGACTGAAAAGCTTGTCGAGGATGCCGAGTTGAGTAATCAAGAATTAATAGAACGAGAGAAGTTGGGGCACTCGCTTTTGGAAAGGCTGCAGTTGGCTAAAGAAAATGTGGAGGGGCTAAAGACGAGTGTTGAGAATAGATTTTATGAAGCTGATGAGAAAATGAGGAAGCTGGCTTCAGAAGAGCAGCTACTGGATTCAAGAAGTGAAAAAGTCTTTAGGGATGCCGAGTTAATGAATGAAGAATTGATAGAACGAGAGAAGTTGGGGCGTCAGCTTCTTGACAGGTTATGTTCGGTAAAGGATTCTGTGGAGGGATTGAAGGCAGCAGCTGATCAGAGATTTATAGAAGTCTCTTTGAAGGAAACTGATTTGGATTCACTTCGTAATTGGGTTGAAAAGAAAATGGATGAGGCCGACTTGAAGGAAAGAGAAGTCGAGGAGCAAGGACGGAGGATTGCAGAAAAGGAAGGGCGTCTGATCTCTAAGGAAAAGGAACTTGAAGTTAGACACAAAGTTAGGTCGGAGAAGCTAGATTCAAGAGAGAATTCTCTGAAAGAATTTACGCGTAATTGCTTCAAGGAACATCGTGCTATCAAAAGGGAGTTACGAACTGAGAAAGATTTGGTTGAGAAACGTGTTAGAGATCTTGATGAAAGAGAGCAACGTCTCTACCATGCACAAGAGGAACTTGAATTCAAGGAAAAACAGATGAGGGAAAGTTTCAAACTCCTTGAATATAAACACCACCACCCAACTGATGTCTTCATTGCCCCCATTGAGATCGAACCAGATGAGTCTGTAGACTTGAAGTTTATGGTGAGAATGGATGGTAAAACCTTGCAGATGTTTCTAAATGACAGGGAAAAGGAGTTTGATTCAATGGTCGATGAAATCTTCAAAGTTCTACACCTATCTTCTGATCCTGCAAAGTTGGTTCTAGATGCGATGGCGGGGTTTTACCCTCCACGATTAAGGGAAGAAGATGTGGAGTACAACGTTAGGAGAACTTGTATAATTCTGTTGGGGCAGCTTATCAAGTTGTCTCCAACCATCAGACCTCATGTTAGGGAAGAAGCAATAGAACTTGCTACTTCATGGAAGTCTCAATTGAAAGCTGCTTCTCAAAATGCAAAGTCACAGGAGGTTTTAGGATTCTTGTGCCTATTGTCTGCATTTGATCTAGCCTCCTATTTTGACGTAGACGATCTTTCTAGTTTCCTGATGGTAGGTCAGTATAAAGAAGCACTTGGCTTGGAGTGA
- the LOC121760109 gene encoding trichohyalin-like isoform X1, with amino-acid sequence MEKTLEGLSKRAAVTERMMDFLQTRCSEIESRKRKLDAAWDSVSERMRDADFREGALNKRQWELEERQKRFFVFEDVKMRELASCEEELEHRNAAAEEHVQLLIMERAEVGETRRRAGERLAIIEATKESLRFERQTLAEKEERFDAMINALKEKELFIEENMRGIALKKDNLDEKWKEIGEEQARLADEKSRGQKLFKHCFMERIEVAENKLEQVRLKMDSKFGEIGCRDNAGWESLALSIKEADLVRESVEKKLEELERMRTEFISFQEEKARELASKEQLLDAMTEKLVEDAELSNQELIEREKLGHSLLERLQLAKENVEGLKTSVENRFYEADEKMRKLASEEQLLDSRSEKVFRDAELMNEELIEREKLGRQLLDRLCSVKDSVEGLKAAADQRFIEVSLKETDLDSLRNWVEKKMDEADLKEREVEEQGRRIAEKEGRLISKEKELEVRHKVRSEKLDSRENSLKEFTRNCFKEHRAIKRELRTEKDLVEKRVRDLDEREQRLYHAQEELEFKEKQMRESFKLLEYKHHHPTDVFIAPIEIEPDESVDLKFMVRMDGKTLQMFLNDREKEFDSMVDEIFKVLHLSSDPAKLVLDAMAGFYPPRLREEDVEYNVRRTCIILLGQLIKLSPTIRPHVREEAIELATSWKSQLKAASQNAKSQEVLGFLCLLSAFDLASYFDVDDLSSFLMVGQYKEALGLE; translated from the coding sequence ATGGAGAAGACTCTGGAAGGTCTGAGCAAGCGCGCCGCTGTAACTGAGAGAATGATGGATTTTCTGCAAACACGATGCTCGGAGATTGAGTCGAGGAAACGGAAATTGGACGCGGCTTGGGACTCGGTGTCGGAGAGGATGCGTGACGCCGATTTTCGGGAAGGAGCGCTGAATAAACGGCAGTGGGAATTGGAGGAGAGGCAGAAGAGGTTCTTCGTGTTCGAAGACGTGAAAATGAGGGAACTGGCCTCTTGCGAAGAGGAGCTGGAACATCGTAACGCTGCGGCGGAGGAGCATGTTCAGTTGCTTATTATGGAAAGGGCTGAAGTGGGAGAAACTAGGCGGCGGGCGGGAGAGAGGTTGGCTATTATTGAGGCTACGAAGGAGAGCTTGAGGTTTGAAAGACAAACTTTAGCGGAGAAGGAGGAGAGATTCGATGCGATGATCAATGCGTTGAAGGAGAAAGAGTTGTTCATAGAGGAGAACATGAGAGGAATTGCATTGAAAAAAGATAATTTGGACGAGAAGTGGAAAGAGATTGGTGAGGAGCAGGCTAGATTGGCTGACGAAAAGTCTAGGGGCCAAAAACTGTTTAAGCATTGCTTCATGGAGAGGATAGAGGTGGCAGAAAATAAACTTGAGCAGGTGAGGTTGAAGATGGATAGCAAGTTTGGGGAGATTGGATGTAGGGACAATGCAGGTTGGGAATCGTTGGCGTTGAGTATAAAAGAAGCTGATTTGGTTAGGGAATCGGTGGAGAAAAAGTTGGAGGAGTTGGAGAGGATGAGGACAGAATTCATTTCATTCCAAGAGGAGAAAGCTAGAGAGTTGGCTTCAAAAGAGCAGTTACTAGATGCAATGACTGAAAAGCTTGTCGAGGATGCCGAGTTGAGTAATCAAGAATTAATAGAACGAGAGAAGTTGGGGCACTCGCTTTTGGAAAGGCTGCAGTTGGCTAAAGAAAATGTGGAGGGGCTAAAGACGAGTGTTGAGAATAGATTTTATGAAGCTGATGAGAAAATGAGGAAGCTGGCTTCAGAAGAGCAGCTACTGGATTCAAGAAGTGAAAAAGTCTTTAGGGATGCCGAGTTAATGAATGAAGAATTGATAGAACGAGAGAAGTTGGGGCGTCAGCTTCTTGACAGGTTATGTTCGGTAAAGGATTCTGTGGAGGGATTGAAGGCAGCAGCTGATCAGAGATTTATAGAAGTCTCTTTGAAGGAAACTGATTTGGATTCACTTCGTAATTGGGTTGAAAAGAAAATGGATGAGGCCGACTTGAAGGAAAGAGAAGTCGAGGAGCAAGGACGGAGGATTGCAGAAAAGGAAGGGCGTCTGATCTCTAAGGAAAAGGAACTTGAAGTTAGACACAAAGTTAGGTCGGAGAAGCTAGATTCAAGAGAGAATTCTCTGAAAGAATTTACGCGTAATTGCTTCAAGGAACATCGTGCTATCAAAAGGGAGTTACGAACTGAGAAAGATTTGGTTGAGAAACGTGTTAGAGATCTTGATGAAAGAGAGCAACGTCTCTACCATGCACAAGAGGAACTTGAATTCAAGGAAAAACAGATGAGGGAAAGTTTCAAACTCCTTGAATATAAACACCACCACCCAACTGATGTCTTCATTGCCCCCATTGAGATCGAACCAGATGAGTCTGTAGACTTGAAGTTTATGGTGAGAATGGATGGTAAAACCTTGCAGATGTTTCTAAATGACAGGGAAAAGGAGTTTGATTCAATGGTCGATGAAATCTTCAAAGTTCTACACCTATCTTCTGATCCTGCAAAGTTGGTTCTAGATGCGATGGCGGGGTTTTACCCTCCACGATTAAGGGAAGAAGATGTGGAGTACAACGTTAGGAGAACTTGTATAATTCTGTTGGGGCAGCTTATCAAGTTGTCTCCAACCATCAGACCTCATGTTAGGGAAGAAGCAATAGAACTTGCTACTTCATGGAAGTCTCAATTGAAAGCTGCTTCTCAAAATGCAAAGTCACAGGAGGTTTTAGGATTCTTGTGCCTATTGTCTGCATTTGATCTAGCCTCCTATTTTGACGTAGACGATCTTTCTAGTTTCCTGATGGTAGGTCAGTATAAAGAAGCACTTGGCTTGGAGTGA